One genomic window of Manihot esculenta cultivar AM560-2 unplaced genomic scaffold, M.esculenta_v8 Scaffold64, whole genome shotgun sequence includes the following:
- the LOC122722604 gene encoding MAGE-like protein 2 produces MALKALGMVLDKCPSTPIYRLSTSSICGGKALPNMWPEFAFQKFQGLNGNFTPLGSFWILLANQLVDPLLLVRNLLPLQISGTFWAVPACSGRHWPVLVPSGIFVGQPDSPGIFVGQPDPPGTFSRAPDDSGTFPRLPARPRAFPSLADSNLTLPCSAGQPSLWANLLRRPTSDSPILARARLRSQHAPALRACPARPAAVPARPACRAPVARPAAPRASRRPTGPLPQRPAPPVRPAAPARPAAPAHPAGPVGSRRPTTPCQLPVCQPAAPDAHCWQNCPVGRIGQSSSPSAVLLHRLARAFNSWAIWLLGSFSHSHRPTTTQFWGVRGCVTFGT; encoded by the coding sequence ATGGCTCTCAAAGCTCTTGGTATGGTGCTGGACAAATGCCCCAGCACCCCTATTTATAGGCTGTCCACCTCCTCAATTTGTGGTGGAAAAGCCCTCCCAAATATGTGGCCAGAATTTGCCTTCCAGAAGTTTCAGGGACTAAATGGTAATTTCACACCCCTGGGAAGCTTCTGGATTCTGCTGGCCAACCAGCTCGTGGACCCCCTGCTGCTGGTGAGAAATCTGCTGCCCCTGCAGATTTCTGGAACCTTCTGGGCTGTTCCAGCCTGTTCTGGGCGCCACTGGCCCGTTCTGGTGCCTTCTGGAATTTTCGTAGGCCAACCAGACTCCCCTGGAATTTTCGTTGGCCAACCAGACCCTCCTGGCACCTTCTCGCGCGCCCCCGATGATTCTGGAACCTTCCCGCGCCTTCCAGCACGTCCCCGAGCCTTCCCGTCGCTGGCAGATTCGAACCTCACTCTGCCTTGCTCCGCAGGCCAACCATCGCTGTGGGCCAATTtgctccgtaggccaaccagcgATAGCCCGATCCTCGCGCGCGCCCGCCTGCGCTCCCAGCACGCGCCTGCCTTGCGCGCCTGCCCCGCGCGCCCCGCAGCTGTGCCTGCGCGTCCTGCGTGTCGCGCCCCCGTTGCGCGCCCCGCAGCGCCCCGCGCCAGTAGGCGTCCCACGGGCCCGTTGCCACAGCGCCCCGCACCCCCTGTGCGTCCTGCAGCTCCTGCACGCCCCGCAGCTCCTGCACACCCCGCAGGCCCAGTTGGCTCCCGTAGGCCTACCACGCCTTGCCAACTGCCTGTGTGCCAGCCCGCTGCCCCTGACGCCCACTGCTGGCAGAATTGCCCCGTTGGCAGAATTGGCCAATCCAGCAGCCCGTCTGCTGTTCTTCTCCACCGATTGGCCCGTGCCTTTAATTCTTGGGCAATTTGGCTCCTTGGGTCGTTTAGCCACTCCCATAGGCCTACGACCACACAATTTTGGGGAGTTCGTGGGTGTGTCACCTTCGGTACGTGA